One Cellulomonas taurus genomic region harbors:
- a CDS encoding alpha-ketoacid dehydrogenase subunit beta, translating to MSTAHETSAAQKITFAKAINTGLRRAMERDPKVMLMGEDIGALGGVFRVTDGLAKDFGTDRVVDTPLAESGIIGTAIGLAMRGYRPVCEIQFDGFIFPGFDQITTQLSKMHYRSRGRLNLPIVIRVPFGGGIGAVEHHSESPEVLFAHTAGLRVVSPATPADAHVMIQQAIASPDPVMFFEPKGRYWEKGEVDTTSDPLAPSAGALLDSARILRPGTDVTLVAHGPTVATALKVAESAAAEGHSIEVVDLRAISPLDVTTVAESVRRTGRCVVVHEAPVLYGTGAEVAARITEECFYHLEAPVLRVGGFHSPYPVAKLEHEYLPGLDRVLDAVDRVLAH from the coding sequence ATGAGCACAGCCCACGAGACCAGCGCCGCGCAGAAGATCACCTTCGCGAAGGCGATCAACACCGGCCTGCGCCGGGCCATGGAGCGTGACCCCAAGGTCATGCTGATGGGCGAGGACATCGGCGCGCTCGGCGGCGTGTTCCGGGTCACCGACGGTCTGGCCAAGGACTTCGGCACCGATCGGGTGGTGGACACCCCGCTGGCCGAGTCCGGGATCATCGGCACCGCGATCGGCCTGGCCATGCGCGGCTACCGGCCGGTGTGCGAGATCCAGTTCGACGGGTTCATCTTCCCCGGCTTCGACCAGATCACCACCCAGCTGTCCAAGATGCACTACCGGTCCCGTGGGCGGCTGAACCTGCCGATCGTGATCCGGGTGCCGTTCGGCGGCGGCATCGGCGCGGTGGAGCACCACAGCGAGTCCCCGGAGGTGCTGTTCGCGCACACCGCCGGCCTGCGGGTGGTCAGCCCGGCCACCCCCGCCGACGCGCACGTGATGATCCAGCAGGCGATCGCCAGCCCGGATCCGGTGATGTTCTTCGAGCCGAAGGGCCGCTACTGGGAGAAGGGCGAGGTGGACACCACGTCCGACCCGCTCGCCCCCAGCGCCGGCGCCCTGCTCGACTCCGCCCGCATCCTGCGCCCCGGCACCGACGTCACCCTGGTGGCGCACGGCCCGACCGTGGCCACCGCGCTGAAGGTCGCCGAGTCCGCCGCCGCCGAGGGTCACAGCATCGAGGTGGTCGACCTGCGCGCGATCTCCCCGCTGGACGTGACCACCGTCGCCGAGTCGGTCCGGCGCACCGGCCGCTGCGTCGTCGTGCACGAGGCCCCGGTGCTGTACGGCACCGGCGCCGAGGTCGCCGCCCGGATCACCGAGGAGTGCTTCTACCACCTCGAGGCCCCGGTGCTGCGGGTCGGTGGCTTCCACTCGCCCTACCCGGTGGCCAAGCTGGAGCACGAGTACCTGCCCGGCCTCGACCGGGTGCTGGACGCCGTCGACCGCGTCCTCGCCCACTGA
- the pdhA gene encoding pyruvate dehydrogenase (acetyl-transferring) E1 component subunit alpha translates to MHDSGPLTDDGLVQLLTPSGERVDHPDYSPRVAHLDGDALRGMWRDMVLVRRFDTEATSLQRQGELGLWVQSLGQEAAQIGSGRALAPQDFVFPSYREHGVAHTRGLDLTELLRLFRGVDHGGWDPSEHNFHLYTLVIGSHTLHATGYAMGVQRDGAVGTGDPERDTAVVTYFGDGATSQGDVNEALVFSAVNNAPLVLFCQNNQWAISEPTVRQTRVPLGDRGLGFGIPSVRVDGNDVLACYAVTAEALERARSGGGPTFIEAFTYRMGAHTTSDDPTRYRSAAEEDYWRQRDPIDRLTAHLTATGDLTEEFRASVAAEADALGERVREFTRSLGRPSTSSMFEHVYATPHAIVDAERQWFERYESSFIGGAAE, encoded by the coding sequence GTGCACGACAGCGGACCGCTGACCGACGACGGACTCGTTCAGCTGCTCACCCCGAGCGGAGAACGGGTCGATCACCCGGACTACAGCCCGCGGGTGGCCCACCTGGACGGCGACGCCCTGCGGGGCATGTGGCGGGACATGGTGCTGGTGCGCCGGTTCGACACCGAGGCGACCTCCCTGCAGCGGCAGGGCGAGCTCGGTCTCTGGGTGCAGAGCCTCGGCCAGGAGGCGGCGCAGATCGGTTCCGGCCGGGCGCTCGCCCCGCAGGACTTCGTGTTCCCGTCCTACCGCGAGCACGGGGTGGCGCACACCCGTGGCCTCGACCTGACCGAGCTGCTCCGGCTGTTCCGCGGGGTCGACCACGGTGGCTGGGACCCGAGCGAGCACAACTTCCACCTCTACACGCTGGTGATCGGCTCGCACACCCTGCACGCGACCGGGTACGCGATGGGCGTGCAGCGGGACGGCGCGGTCGGCACCGGCGACCCCGAGCGCGACACCGCCGTCGTCACGTACTTCGGTGACGGCGCGACCAGCCAGGGCGACGTCAACGAGGCACTCGTCTTCTCCGCGGTGAACAACGCGCCGCTGGTGCTGTTCTGCCAGAACAACCAGTGGGCGATCTCCGAGCCGACCGTCCGCCAGACCCGGGTGCCGCTCGGCGACCGCGGACTCGGCTTCGGCATCCCGAGCGTCCGGGTCGACGGCAACGACGTCCTGGCCTGCTACGCGGTGACCGCCGAGGCGCTGGAGCGTGCCCGGTCCGGTGGCGGCCCGACGTTCATCGAGGCCTTCACCTACCGGATGGGCGCGCACACCACCTCCGACGACCCGACCCGGTACCGGTCGGCCGCGGAGGAGGACTACTGGCGTCAGCGCGACCCGATCGACCGGCTGACCGCCCACCTGACCGCCACCGGTGACCTCACCGAGGAGTTCCGCGCCTCGGTCGCCGCCGAGGCGGACGCCCTGGGCGAGCGGGTGCGGGAGTTCACCCGGTCGCTGGGCCGCCCCAGCACGAGCAGCATGTTCGAGCACGTCTACGCCACCCCGCACGCCATCGTCGACGCCGAGCGCCAGTGGTTCGAGCGCTACGAGTCGTCCTTCATCGGAGGTGCAGCCGAATGA
- a CDS encoding response regulator: protein MNMAGKVIDVLLVEDDPGDVLMTQEAFEHNKVANRLSVVPDGVSAMEFLRKEGEHEGAPTPDLILLDLNLPKMDGREVLEALKGDEALRRIPVVVLTTSEAEEDVVRSYSLHANAYVTKPVDFDRFIEVVRQIDEFFVEVVRLPQR, encoded by the coding sequence ATGAACATGGCGGGCAAGGTCATCGATGTGCTGCTGGTGGAGGACGACCCGGGCGACGTCCTGATGACCCAGGAGGCGTTCGAGCACAACAAGGTCGCCAACCGGCTGTCCGTGGTGCCGGACGGGGTCAGCGCGATGGAGTTCCTGCGCAAGGAGGGCGAGCACGAGGGTGCTCCGACCCCGGACCTGATCCTGCTCGACCTCAACCTGCCCAAGATGGACGGCCGTGAGGTGCTGGAGGCGCTCAAGGGCGACGAGGCGCTGCGCCGGATCCCGGTCGTGGTGCTGACCACCTCCGAGGCCGAGGAGGACGTGGTCCGCTCCTACTCCCTGCACGCCAACGCCTACGTCACGAAGCCGGTGGACTTCGACCGCTTCATCGAGGTCGTCCGCCAGATCGACGAGTTCTTCGTCGAGGTCGTCCGCCTCCCCCAGCGCTGA
- a CDS encoding sensor histidine kinase, translated as MRRTTTITLRRRLAQALTAGGLVLALLVAASAFALWQMLDRQDEVTDTYFQVITRAESSYTRLVDAETAVRGYALTGSDVTLEPYERVGDALDTFGSVAENRSGRVSAPVQQAAQAALDAAEDWDEQIAQPIITRVQTEGPGSVGPEQITAGQVVFDQTRSAVQDYLDLLNQRRDEANQDMNTWVQLVVLAMAVLAVSAVIAAMLLWRTLSRWITGPLNALAEDSRAVSSGDLHHRVETTGPGEIADLAADVERMRLSLVEQLQSIEASRAEVAAAHEQLSEQAEELRRSNRDLEQFAYVASHDLQEPLRKVASFTQLLQKRYGGQLDERADQYIGFAVDGAKRMQALIQDLLGFSRVGRIGGEVTDVPMDEALADALDNLGSLIEDTGAVIEVDDLPVVAGERGLLVQLLQNLIGNAIKFRDPERPPTVRITARQDGDTWEFDCRDNGIGIDAQYAERVFVIFQRLHPKDVYGGTGIGLALCKKIVEYHGGRIWLGETDGPGTSIRWTLPVGSDTVPALSGRIEE; from the coding sequence GTGAGGCGCACGACGACCATCACCCTGCGACGTCGACTCGCCCAGGCGCTGACCGCCGGAGGCCTGGTGCTGGCCCTGCTGGTCGCCGCCTCCGCGTTCGCGCTGTGGCAGATGCTCGACCGGCAGGACGAGGTGACCGACACCTACTTCCAGGTGATCACCCGCGCCGAGAGCTCCTACACCCGGCTGGTCGACGCCGAGACGGCGGTGCGTGGATACGCGCTGACCGGGTCCGACGTCACCCTGGAGCCCTACGAGCGGGTCGGTGACGCCCTCGACACCTTCGGCAGCGTCGCGGAGAACCGTTCCGGACGGGTGTCCGCACCGGTGCAGCAGGCGGCACAGGCGGCGCTGGACGCCGCGGAGGACTGGGACGAGCAGATCGCCCAGCCGATCATCACCCGGGTGCAGACCGAGGGGCCGGGGTCGGTCGGGCCGGAGCAGATCACCGCGGGGCAGGTCGTCTTCGACCAGACCCGCAGCGCGGTGCAGGACTACCTCGATCTGCTGAACCAGCGCCGCGACGAGGCGAACCAGGACATGAACACCTGGGTGCAGCTGGTGGTGCTCGCGATGGCGGTGCTGGCGGTCTCCGCCGTGATCGCCGCGATGCTGCTGTGGCGGACGCTGAGCCGGTGGATCACCGGACCGTTGAACGCCCTGGCCGAGGACAGCCGGGCGGTGTCCTCCGGCGACCTGCACCACCGGGTCGAGACCACCGGTCCGGGCGAGATCGCCGACCTCGCGGCCGACGTGGAGCGGATGCGGCTGAGCCTGGTCGAGCAGCTGCAGTCCATCGAGGCGTCCCGCGCCGAGGTCGCCGCCGCCCACGAACAGCTGTCCGAGCAGGCGGAGGAGCTGCGCCGGTCGAACCGCGACCTGGAGCAGTTCGCCTATGTCGCCTCGCACGACCTGCAGGAACCGTTGCGCAAGGTGGCCAGCTTCACCCAGCTGCTGCAGAAGCGGTACGGCGGCCAGCTTGACGAGCGCGCCGACCAGTACATCGGCTTCGCCGTGGACGGCGCCAAGCGGATGCAGGCACTGATCCAGGACCTGCTCGGCTTCTCCCGGGTGGGCAGGATCGGCGGCGAGGTCACCGACGTGCCGATGGACGAGGCGCTCGCGGACGCGCTGGACAACCTGGGCAGCCTGATCGAGGACACCGGCGCGGTGATCGAGGTCGACGACCTGCCGGTGGTCGCGGGGGAGCGGGGCCTGCTGGTCCAGCTGCTGCAGAACCTGATCGGCAACGCGATCAAGTTCCGCGACCCGGAGCGACCCCCGACGGTGCGCATCACCGCGCGGCAGGACGGCGACACCTGGGAGTTCGACTGCCGGGACAACGGCATCGGGATCGACGCGCAGTACGCCGAGCGGGTGTTCGTCATCTTCCAGCGGCTGCACCCCAAGGACGTGTACGGGGGCACGGGCATCGGCCTGGCTCTCTGCAAGAAGATCGTCGAGTATCACGGCGGTCGCATCTGGCTCGGGGAAACCGACGGGCCGGGCACCAGCATCCGCTGGACGCTCCCGGTCGGCTCCGACACTGTGCCGGCGCTGTCCGGCAGGATCGAGGAATGA
- a CDS encoding PP2C family protein-serine/threonine phosphatase — MTDSGDWPAPPHDFGDPTDGDLIRLLLVEDDDGDAMLVGEHLEDAGLSVHTEHVRTLNEAVERLDVDCVLLDLGLPDAHGLDALRQLLGAGAPAVVVLTGRTDTETGLKAVAAGAQDYLVKGEVDGELLSRSIRYAVQRRQLQAADEMLYRSRIQAEETVRFERALLPRPAIADDQLEVRVGYRAGRAGVLGGDFYDVVQRPDGTVLALVGDVCGHGPDEAALGAVLRTAWRTLVLADTPVEQLFPLLERVLVSERGRDEIFTTASMVAIHPDRQTVDMYLAGHPVPFLLGDPAAGRRSHLLPTDRRGRALGIPLTSGWEPERLPLGERWRLMMYTDGVLEATIAGRGSERIGKEGLLTVVDDALAADPADVVEGVLHEVRAQHGGELVDDTALVVVGWGGAGVVQA; from the coding sequence GTGACGGACAGCGGTGACTGGCCCGCGCCTCCGCACGACTTCGGCGATCCCACCGACGGTGATCTCATCCGGCTGCTGCTGGTCGAGGACGACGACGGTGACGCGATGTTGGTCGGCGAGCATCTGGAGGACGCTGGACTGTCGGTGCACACCGAGCACGTCCGCACCCTGAACGAGGCGGTCGAACGCCTGGACGTCGACTGCGTGCTGCTCGACCTCGGCCTCCCCGACGCGCACGGCCTGGACGCGCTGCGCCAGCTGCTCGGCGCCGGTGCGCCCGCCGTCGTGGTGCTCACCGGCCGCACCGACACCGAGACCGGCCTGAAGGCGGTGGCCGCCGGCGCGCAGGACTACCTGGTCAAGGGCGAGGTCGACGGCGAACTGCTCAGCCGCTCGATCCGGTACGCCGTCCAGCGCCGTCAGCTCCAGGCGGCGGACGAGATGCTCTACCGCTCCCGGATCCAGGCGGAGGAGACCGTCCGCTTCGAGCGCGCCCTGCTGCCCCGCCCGGCGATCGCGGACGACCAGCTGGAGGTCCGGGTCGGTTACCGCGCCGGGCGCGCCGGAGTGCTCGGCGGGGACTTCTACGACGTGGTGCAGCGGCCGGACGGCACCGTGCTGGCCCTGGTCGGTGACGTCTGCGGCCACGGCCCGGACGAGGCGGCCCTCGGTGCCGTGCTGCGCACCGCCTGGCGGACCCTGGTCCTGGCCGACACCCCGGTGGAGCAGCTCTTCCCGCTGCTCGAGCGCGTACTGGTCTCCGAGCGCGGGCGGGACGAGATCTTCACCACCGCCTCGATGGTCGCGATCCACCCGGACCGGCAGACCGTGGACATGTACCTGGCCGGACACCCGGTGCCCTTCCTGCTCGGCGACCCGGCGGCCGGGCGGCGTTCGCACCTGCTGCCCACCGACCGGCGGGGCCGCGCGCTGGGCATCCCGCTGACCAGCGGCTGGGAGCCGGAGCGCCTGCCGCTCGGGGAGCGGTGGCGACTGATGATGTACACCGACGGGGTGCTCGAAGCCACCATCGCCGGACGCGGCTCGGAACGGATCGGCAAGGAAGGGCTGTTGACGGTGGTGGATGACGCACTGGCGGCCGACCCGGCCGACGTGGTCGAAGGGGTGCTGCACGAGGTGCGCGCCCAGCACGGCGGAGAACTGGTCGACGACACGGCACTGGTGGTCGTGGGCTGGGGCGGGGCCGGGGTGGTGCAGGCGTGA
- the hisC gene encoding histidinol-phosphate transaminase: protein MKHVPLRPALSTLPPYVPGARVPVGAAAFKLSSNENPYPPLPSVVAAIADGAVDVNRYPDMYATELTDAVAAHLGVQPDQVVAGCGSVAVLGHILAAFCDAGDQVVYPWRSFEAYPIAVTLAGAESVQVPAGEDGRIDLPAMAAAVTERTRVVLVCTPNNPTGPAVHADELEAFLAAVPRDVLVVLDEAYVEFVRDPQAPDGLAVLAAHPNVVLLRTFSKAYGLAGLRVGFAVADARLAAGIRSASTPFGVSHLAQLAGVASLRASAELLDRVERIVGERARLLAGLREQGWAVPDSQANFVWLPLGDDAARFAQQATAAGVLVRPFAGDGVRISVGEPEASDLVLRVSAEFRR, encoded by the coding sequence GTGAAGCACGTGCCACTGCGCCCCGCCCTGTCGACCCTGCCGCCCTACGTGCCCGGTGCCCGGGTGCCGGTCGGTGCCGCGGCCTTCAAGCTGTCGTCGAACGAGAACCCGTATCCGCCGTTGCCCTCGGTGGTGGCGGCGATCGCGGACGGCGCGGTGGACGTGAACCGCTACCCGGACATGTATGCCACCGAGCTGACCGACGCGGTGGCCGCGCACCTGGGCGTGCAGCCGGATCAGGTGGTGGCCGGCTGCGGGTCGGTGGCGGTGCTCGGCCACATCCTGGCCGCGTTCTGCGACGCCGGTGACCAGGTGGTCTACCCGTGGCGGTCCTTCGAGGCGTACCCGATCGCGGTGACGTTGGCCGGGGCGGAGTCGGTGCAGGTGCCGGCGGGTGAGGACGGACGGATCGACCTGCCCGCGATGGCCGCCGCCGTGACCGAGCGCACCCGGGTGGTGCTGGTCTGCACCCCGAACAACCCGACCGGCCCGGCCGTGCACGCCGACGAGCTGGAGGCGTTCCTGGCCGCGGTGCCGCGCGACGTGCTGGTGGTGTTGGACGAGGCCTACGTCGAGTTCGTGCGGGACCCGCAGGCACCCGACGGCCTGGCGGTGCTGGCCGCGCACCCGAACGTGGTGCTGCTGCGCACCTTCTCCAAGGCCTACGGGCTGGCCGGACTCCGGGTGGGCTTCGCGGTGGCCGACGCCCGGCTCGCCGCCGGGATCCGGTCGGCGTCCACCCCGTTCGGGGTGTCGCACCTGGCGCAGCTGGCCGGGGTGGCGTCGCTGCGGGCCAGCGCCGAGCTCCTGGACCGGGTGGAGCGGATCGTCGGCGAGCGCGCGCGTCTGCTGGCCGGATTGCGCGAGCAGGGCTGGGCGGTGCCGGACTCGCAGGCGAACTTCGTCTGGCTGCCCCTCGGTGACGACGCTGCCCGGTTCGCGCAGCAGGCCACCGCGGCCGGGGTGCTGGTACGACCCTTCGCCGGTGACGGGGTGCGGATCAGCGTCGGCGAACCGGAGGCGAGCGACCTGGTGCTGCGGGTGAGCGCGGAGTTCCGCCGGTAG
- a CDS encoding phage holin family protein, whose protein sequence is MRFIVRVLISGVALWLAEILLSGMEIVGADTTGGRLGIILLVALVFGVVNAIVKPIVQVLSIPLYILTLGLFTLVVNALMLMLTAWITEQTDWGLRIDSFGTAVIGALIVSIVSFVLSVLIPESRRRD, encoded by the coding sequence ATGAGATTCATCGTGCGCGTGCTGATCAGCGGTGTGGCCCTCTGGCTCGCCGAGATCCTGCTGTCCGGGATGGAGATCGTCGGAGCCGACACCACCGGCGGCCGACTGGGCATCATCCTGCTGGTCGCGCTGGTGTTCGGAGTGGTGAACGCCATCGTCAAGCCGATCGTGCAGGTGCTCAGCATCCCGCTGTACATCCTCACCCTCGGCCTGTTCACCCTGGTGGTGAACGCCCTGATGCTGATGCTGACCGCGTGGATCACCGAGCAGACCGACTGGGGTCTGCGGATCGACAGCTTCGGCACCGCGGTGATCGGCGCGCTGATCGTGTCGATCGTCAGCTTCGTGCTGTCGGTGCTGATCCCGGAGTCACGCCGCCGCGACTGA
- a CDS encoding GAF domain-containing protein produces MVGLRHRREATGKALDDGTDVGRELRALDEVVRTLERQANTSGTRELLDVIRVGLGFEYGSIWRVDTRQNLLVFGEQCGELSPELSRMSPSFTMPKGVGLCGLAWQNDGVLPVADLQEHPPNCSRGEVFLRAGARGAMTMPLWRAGRVFAVIELLSRERRGEGPEQVAVLNILARTVSQALAARHANREIEQVALDQKAVTTSVAKVGACHDEESALRTALDTVREEFGWEYGSYWAVDPSSRTLRFAVESGTAGSEFRAVTLAASFAEGVGLAGRAWRARDLVFVPDLGELTDCVRAPAAQRAGVKSGVCLPVIVGDEVVGTMDFFTTETIELSDSRRGSLRNVSQLVSQRLDILRAATRDRTAADALLTSVARLSDSAGEALAVAEEAVSQTNAMAEQVRVLEASSSAVGDVIRVISTIADQTNLLALNATIEAARAGQAGRGFAVVATEVKELAGGTSAATSRVEQQVADIQANTTAVAAGIESVSSTIRRMDEVQARIGEVLDEQRRMARAFQTT; encoded by the coding sequence ATGGTGGGACTGCGACACCGGCGCGAGGCGACCGGGAAAGCGCTTGATGACGGCACGGACGTCGGCCGGGAACTGCGTGCGCTGGACGAGGTGGTCCGCACACTCGAACGCCAGGCGAACACCAGCGGCACCCGCGAGCTCCTGGACGTGATCCGGGTCGGGCTGGGCTTCGAGTACGGGTCGATCTGGCGGGTGGACACCCGGCAGAACCTGCTGGTGTTCGGCGAGCAGTGCGGTGAGCTCTCACCGGAGCTGAGCCGGATGTCGCCCTCGTTCACCATGCCCAAGGGCGTCGGCCTGTGCGGCCTGGCCTGGCAGAACGACGGGGTGCTGCCGGTCGCCGACCTGCAGGAGCACCCACCGAACTGCTCCCGTGGCGAGGTCTTCCTGCGGGCGGGTGCCCGAGGTGCGATGACCATGCCGCTGTGGCGCGCCGGCCGGGTGTTCGCGGTGATCGAACTGCTGTCCCGCGAGCGCCGGGGCGAGGGGCCCGAGCAGGTGGCGGTGCTCAACATCCTGGCCCGCACCGTCTCCCAGGCGCTGGCAGCCCGGCACGCGAACCGGGAGATCGAGCAGGTCGCCCTGGACCAGAAGGCGGTGACCACCTCGGTCGCCAAGGTCGGTGCCTGCCACGACGAGGAGTCGGCGCTGCGCACCGCCCTGGACACCGTCCGCGAGGAGTTCGGCTGGGAGTACGGCTCGTACTGGGCCGTCGACCCGAGCAGCCGGACCCTGCGGTTCGCGGTGGAGTCCGGCACCGCCGGGTCCGAGTTCCGCGCCGTCACCCTGGCGGCGTCCTTCGCCGAGGGGGTCGGGCTGGCCGGACGTGCCTGGCGGGCGCGGGACCTGGTGTTCGTGCCGGACCTGGGGGAGCTGACCGACTGCGTCCGCGCACCCGCCGCCCAGCGCGCCGGGGTCAAGTCCGGGGTGTGCCTGCCGGTCATCGTCGGCGACGAGGTGGTCGGCACGATGGACTTCTTCACCACCGAGACGATCGAGCTCAGCGACAGCCGCCGCGGTTCGCTGCGCAACGTCTCCCAGCTGGTGTCGCAGCGGTTGGACATCCTGCGGGCGGCAACCCGGGACCGGACCGCCGCCGACGCGCTGCTGACCAGTGTCGCCCGGCTCTCCGACAGCGCCGGTGAGGCGCTCGCGGTCGCCGAGGAGGCGGTGAGCCAGACCAACGCGATGGCCGAGCAGGTCCGGGTGCTGGAGGCCTCGTCCTCGGCGGTCGGCGACGTGATCCGGGTGATCTCCACCATCGCCGACCAGACCAACCTGCTCGCGCTGAACGCCACCATCGAGGCGGCGCGGGCGGGTCAGGCGGGCCGTGGCTTCGCGGTGGTCGCCACCGAGGTCAAGGAGCTGGCCGGCGGCACCTCGGCCGCCACCAGTCGGGTCGAGCAGCAGGTCGCGGACATCCAGGCCAACACCACCGCGGTGGCCGCCGGGATCGAGTCGGTCAGCAGCACGATCCGGCGGATGGACGAGGTGCAGGCCAGGATCGGCGAGGTGCTGGACGAGCAGCGGCGGATGGCCCGGGCGTTCCAGACGACGTGA
- the purB gene encoding adenylosuccinate lyase, whose product MPHAPAARVRLADVTPPLALGPLDGRYRPAVASLVDHLSEGALNRERVHVEVEWLIHLTDHQVVPGAPTLSDDERAYLRAVVTDFGAAEIAELAEIERQTVHDVKAVEYFLKRRLAAATGTALPALGELVHFCCTSEDINNLSYALMVRGAVREVWLPAAEALVGQVADLAREHAEVPMLALTHGQPATPTTLGKELAVLAHRLGRQLRRIAGAEYLGKLNGATGTYGAHVIAVPGADWPEVSRTFVEHLGLTWNPLTTQIESHDWQAELYADIARFNRVLHNLATDVWTYISRGVFVQIPVAGATGSSTMPHKVNPIRFENAEANLELSCALLDTLSATLVTSRLQRDLTDSTTQRNIGPAFGHSLLALDNVRRGLAALSVNTELLAAELDQNWEVLGEPVQSAMRAAAVAGVTGMENPYERLKELTRGRRLTADDMREFIAGLGLPADVAQRLSALTPGTYTGLAAQLVGHLED is encoded by the coding sequence ATGCCTCACGCGCCCGCCGCCCGCGTCCGCCTCGCCGATGTCACCCCGCCGCTCGCTCTGGGCCCGTTGGACGGTCGTTACCGCCCCGCCGTCGCGTCCCTGGTCGACCACCTGTCCGAGGGGGCGTTGAACCGGGAGCGGGTGCATGTCGAGGTCGAGTGGCTGATCCACCTGACCGACCACCAGGTGGTGCCCGGTGCGCCGACCCTCTCCGACGACGAGCGCGCCTACCTGCGCGCGGTGGTGACCGACTTCGGTGCCGCGGAGATCGCCGAGCTCGCGGAGATCGAGCGGCAGACGGTGCACGACGTGAAGGCCGTCGAGTACTTCCTCAAGCGACGACTGGCGGCGGCCACCGGCACCGCCCTGCCGGCGCTCGGCGAGCTGGTGCACTTCTGCTGCACCAGCGAGGACATCAACAACCTGTCCTACGCGCTGATGGTGCGCGGCGCGGTGCGCGAGGTCTGGCTGCCCGCCGCCGAAGCACTGGTCGGTCAGGTCGCCGACCTGGCGCGGGAGCACGCCGAGGTCCCGATGCTGGCGCTGACCCACGGCCAGCCCGCCACCCCGACCACGCTCGGCAAGGAGCTCGCCGTGCTGGCCCACCGGCTGGGTCGGCAGCTGCGCCGGATCGCCGGGGCCGAGTACCTGGGCAAGCTGAACGGGGCGACCGGCACCTACGGCGCGCACGTGATCGCGGTGCCCGGCGCCGACTGGCCGGAGGTGTCCCGGACCTTCGTGGAGCACCTGGGGCTGACCTGGAACCCGCTGACCACCCAGATCGAGTCGCACGACTGGCAGGCCGAGCTCTACGCCGACATCGCGCGCTTCAACCGGGTGCTGCACAACCTGGCCACCGATGTGTGGACCTACATCTCACGCGGGGTCTTCGTGCAGATCCCGGTGGCCGGGGCGACCGGCTCGTCCACGATGCCGCACAAGGTGAACCCGATCCGGTTCGAGAACGCCGAGGCGAACTTGGAGCTGTCCTGTGCCCTGCTGGACACCCTGTCCGCGACCCTGGTCACCAGCCGACTGCAGCGCGACCTCACCGACTCCACCACCCAGCGGAACATCGGCCCGGCCTTCGGCCACTCGCTGCTCGCGCTCGACAACGTGCGGCGCGGCCTGGCGGCGCTGTCGGTGAACACCGAGCTGCTGGCGGCCGAGCTGGACCAGAACTGGGAGGTGCTCGGCGAGCCGGTGCAGTCGGCGATGCGGGCGGCAGCCGTCGCCGGGGTGACCGGGATGGAGAACCCCTACGAGCGGCTGAAGGAGCTGACCCGGGGTCGGCGGCTGACGGCCGACGACATGCGGGAGTTCATCGCCGGGCTCGGACTGCCGGCGGACGTCGCCCAGCGGCTGTCGGCCCTCACCCCCGGCACCTACACCGGCCTGGCCGCCCAGCTGGTCGGCCACCTGGAGGACTGA